In a genomic window of Kribbella amoyensis:
- a CDS encoding sensor domain-containing diguanylate cyclase, translating into MILIGRSNWVPPRQWKLWSLPRPSLGYVLGVDAVALAITALAVASTLSGEHGGVRPSEWAAFAVLAVASVLHLESARGIERRREMAANTSPYTNLKSLWVFAGLLLLPLCLVVTLVVVSYGYSWIRVYGRTIAHRKIFSAATFIVASAAAAAVLRAGGLLTEPRVPTGPWSLVVVVAAATTWWLVNFALVIGAILLSSPDASARGALGNLADQLVVVAGLGLGVAVGALQASYPWVVPILMVTVLALHRDLLLPQFQRAAGTDVKTGLATPSYWASAVPAEIARAESLRSTVGLLMLDLDKFKEINDTYGHPAGDRALRAVGESVRAEVRQGDLVARVGGDELAVLLPGASEGEVLEIAERIRDRLSTLTVAVDTETDRTAVITGVPASFGAAVYPDVAGTMDQLVLAADNALLTAKRAGRNKIVSARPNPPLDRADQPVDS; encoded by the coding sequence ATGATTCTGATCGGTCGGAGCAATTGGGTGCCACCCCGCCAATGGAAGCTCTGGTCGTTGCCACGTCCGTCGCTGGGCTATGTGCTCGGTGTCGATGCTGTCGCACTTGCGATCACCGCCCTGGCTGTGGCCTCGACCCTGTCCGGCGAGCACGGCGGCGTACGGCCCTCCGAGTGGGCGGCCTTCGCCGTCCTCGCGGTCGCCTCCGTGCTCCACCTGGAGTCTGCCCGCGGAATCGAGCGGCGACGCGAGATGGCGGCGAACACTTCGCCGTACACCAATCTGAAGAGCCTCTGGGTGTTCGCCGGGCTGCTGCTGCTCCCGCTCTGCCTGGTGGTCACGCTCGTCGTCGTCTCGTACGGCTACTCCTGGATCCGGGTCTACGGCCGCACCATCGCGCACCGCAAGATCTTCTCCGCGGCCACGTTCATCGTGGCGAGTGCCGCGGCGGCCGCCGTCCTCCGGGCCGGCGGGCTGCTGACCGAGCCGCGGGTGCCGACCGGGCCCTGGTCCCTGGTGGTCGTCGTGGCCGCCGCGACCACCTGGTGGCTGGTGAACTTCGCGTTGGTGATCGGCGCGATCCTGCTCTCCTCGCCGGACGCCTCGGCCCGCGGTGCCCTCGGCAACCTGGCCGACCAGCTGGTTGTCGTAGCCGGGCTCGGCCTCGGTGTCGCGGTCGGCGCGCTGCAGGCGTCGTATCCGTGGGTCGTGCCGATCCTGATGGTGACCGTGCTCGCGTTGCACCGTGATCTGCTGCTGCCGCAGTTCCAGCGCGCCGCCGGGACGGACGTGAAGACCGGCCTGGCGACCCCGTCGTACTGGGCCAGCGCGGTGCCGGCCGAGATCGCCCGCGCGGAGTCGCTGCGCAGTACGGTCGGCCTGCTGATGCTGGACCTGGACAAGTTCAAGGAGATCAACGACACCTACGGGCACCCGGCCGGGGACCGCGCGTTGCGGGCCGTCGGCGAGAGTGTCCGCGCCGAGGTCCGGCAGGGCGACCTGGTCGCCCGGGTCGGCGGTGACGAGCTCGCGGTGCTGCTGCCGGGCGCGTCCGAGGGCGAGGTGCTCGAGATCGCCGAGCGGATCCGCGACCGGCTCAGCACGCTGACCGTCGCGGTGGACACCGAGACAGACCGGACCGCGGTCATCACCGGCGTCCCGGCCTCCTTCGGCGCCGCCGTCTACCCGGACGTCGCGGGCACGATGGACCAGCTCGTGCTCGCGGCCGACAACGCCCTGCTCACCGCCAAGCGAGCAGGCCGCAACAAGATCGTCTCCGCTCGGCCGAACCCGCCACTCGACCGAGCCGACCAGCCGGTGGACTCCTGA
- a CDS encoding zinc-binding dehydrogenase, which yields MRAAVVTAFGGPEVIELQDRPAPTAGPGEVVVDVRLTDLIFVETAIRQGHHGGFFDVEPPYIPGNSLGGVVRSVGEGVDAALIGQTVVGRSKGFGAHAEQAVAVPDQLVVVPAELNLETALAAYGDGTTALMLEELAPELIGKEVLVTAAAGGMGVLLVQLAHRAGAHVIGAARGEAKLDLVKAQGADVVVDYSVPGWEKLVLEATNGRGVDVVFEGAGGELGATAFTTLKHGGWFSAHGAPSGGFAEYDAAEADRRGITVKSINDLRADTTTTKVTGAEVIRRTAAGDLRPVVDRVYPLTELAAAHRAMEARQLLGKALIRIT from the coding sequence ATGCGTGCAGCAGTGGTGACCGCGTTCGGCGGTCCGGAGGTCATCGAGCTCCAGGACCGCCCCGCCCCGACCGCCGGCCCGGGCGAGGTCGTCGTCGACGTCCGGCTGACCGACCTGATCTTCGTCGAGACCGCGATCCGGCAGGGACACCACGGCGGCTTCTTCGACGTCGAGCCGCCGTACATCCCCGGCAACTCGCTCGGTGGTGTGGTCCGCTCGGTTGGTGAGGGCGTCGACGCGGCGCTGATCGGACAGACGGTGGTCGGCCGGAGCAAGGGGTTCGGGGCGCACGCCGAGCAGGCCGTCGCGGTGCCGGACCAGCTCGTCGTCGTCCCGGCCGAGTTGAACCTGGAGACAGCGCTGGCCGCGTACGGCGACGGGACGACCGCGCTGATGCTGGAGGAGCTCGCACCCGAGCTGATCGGCAAGGAGGTTCTCGTCACCGCGGCCGCCGGCGGGATGGGCGTGCTGCTGGTCCAGCTCGCGCATCGAGCCGGAGCCCACGTCATCGGCGCGGCGCGCGGCGAGGCCAAGCTCGACCTGGTCAAGGCGCAGGGCGCGGACGTGGTCGTCGACTACTCGGTGCCGGGGTGGGAGAAGTTGGTGCTGGAGGCAACCAATGGGCGGGGAGTCGACGTGGTGTTCGAAGGCGCCGGCGGGGAACTCGGCGCGACCGCGTTCACCACGCTCAAGCACGGCGGCTGGTTCTCGGCCCACGGAGCGCCGAGCGGCGGCTTCGCCGAGTACGACGCGGCCGAGGCGGACCGGCGGGGGATCACGGTGAAATCCATCAACGATCTCCGCGCCGACACGACCACCACGAAGGTGACCGGTGCCGAGGTCATCCGCCGTACCGCCGCAGGCGATCTGCGACCGGTCGTCGACCGCGTGTACCCCCTGACCGAACTCGCCGCGGCTCACCGGGCGATGGAGGCGCGCCAACTCCTCGGCAAGGCTCTGATCCGGATTACCTGA
- a CDS encoding DEAD/DEAH box helicase translates to MVEVTFLPADPPRAGRLVLYGDPTVVGGDKVELVQWRGDRVRRAAVPARLLTIEEALTFLTDPDLAAGPSTSAWAAAAWAGVGLIGRGRIVPDASPGGFGCWRVAPLDPGDRGWLKQLAAAMPAEAHAVPVEGSRPLRLADPASLVRAFWDALADTLVRTSAAGVAVREGAAAFAEVEPREPEGPTEWLSETAIAEEAGARLVLRIEPPEDDAEFRAVLQLRSGVDPSLLVDVADVWNAPAAVLAALGERAETDLLLALRRGARVWSPLSAALRDAAPAEVTVDDESLDELAGDTTALEGAGIEVLWPAELFAGELAVRGSVQGTPTPGAVTGPDFNLAELLAFRWRPTLDGDDLTEAEVTALAEAKRPMIRMRGRWVRIDQDLVRKLRRGESRKLTGAEALGAALTGTLDVDGELVAFDASGSLRTMVDRLRSIEEPEPFVEPLGLRAVLRDYQRRGVAWMAQLAELGLGGCLADDMGLGKTIQVIALHLHLAGRGRGPTLVVCPSTLLGTWERELAKFAPDVPVRRYHGTGRTLTDLAPDEVVLTTYGVVRQDHRVLGEVFWGLAVADEAQHAKNPLSRTARALRTLPAATRLALTGTPVENRLSELWSILDWAAPGLLGTLDRFRHDVAVPVERYRDEEATARLARVTRPFLLRRRKSDPGIAPELPRKSEHDVVVPLTTEQATLYQAVTRESLAKIEEAEGIARRGLVLSLLTQLKQVCNHPAQFLHEPGPLPRRSGKLAALDELLDVILAEGESVLIFSQYVEMCRLIEAHLAARQVRSLFLHGGIGVRKRQQLVEQFQAGEAQVFLLSLKAGGVGLTLTKATHVVHYDRWWNPAVEDQATDRAYRIGQDKPVQVHRLVTENTLEDRISTVIANKRDLADAVVGSGEAWLSELSDTELTELVELSTTPPKSGAASAYNPSTVGKSASEGAS, encoded by the coding sequence GTGGTCGAGGTCACCTTCCTCCCCGCCGACCCGCCGCGCGCGGGCCGGCTGGTTCTCTACGGGGACCCGACGGTCGTCGGCGGTGACAAGGTCGAGCTGGTGCAGTGGCGGGGAGACCGGGTACGCCGCGCCGCGGTGCCGGCCCGGCTGCTCACGATCGAGGAGGCGCTGACCTTCCTCACCGATCCGGACCTCGCCGCGGGACCCAGTACGAGCGCCTGGGCCGCCGCCGCATGGGCCGGGGTCGGGTTGATCGGGCGAGGTCGGATCGTGCCGGATGCGAGTCCCGGTGGTTTCGGGTGCTGGCGGGTGGCGCCGCTGGATCCTGGGGACCGCGGGTGGTTGAAGCAACTGGCCGCCGCGATGCCGGCCGAGGCGCACGCGGTACCGGTCGAAGGATCGCGGCCGCTGCGGCTCGCGGATCCCGCGTCGCTGGTCCGCGCGTTCTGGGATGCGCTGGCCGACACCCTGGTCCGGACGAGCGCGGCCGGCGTCGCCGTACGGGAGGGTGCGGCCGCGTTCGCCGAGGTGGAGCCGCGTGAGCCCGAGGGGCCGACCGAGTGGTTGAGCGAGACGGCGATCGCCGAGGAGGCCGGGGCCCGGCTGGTGCTGCGGATCGAGCCGCCCGAGGACGATGCGGAGTTCCGGGCCGTCCTGCAGTTGCGGAGCGGGGTCGACCCGAGTCTGCTCGTCGACGTCGCCGATGTGTGGAACGCGCCGGCCGCCGTCCTGGCCGCGTTGGGCGAGCGGGCCGAGACGGATCTGCTGCTGGCGTTGCGCCGTGGTGCGCGGGTCTGGTCGCCGTTGTCGGCCGCGTTGCGGGACGCGGCTCCGGCCGAGGTCACGGTGGACGACGAGTCGCTGGACGAGTTGGCCGGCGACACCACCGCGCTGGAGGGGGCCGGGATCGAGGTGTTGTGGCCCGCCGAGTTGTTCGCCGGGGAGTTGGCGGTGCGCGGTTCGGTGCAGGGCACGCCGACTCCGGGGGCCGTCACGGGGCCGGACTTCAACCTCGCGGAGTTGCTCGCGTTCCGCTGGCGGCCGACGCTGGACGGCGACGACCTGACCGAGGCCGAGGTGACCGCGCTCGCGGAGGCGAAGCGGCCGATGATCCGGATGCGCGGGCGCTGGGTGCGGATCGACCAGGACCTCGTCCGCAAACTGCGCCGCGGTGAATCGCGCAAGCTGACCGGCGCGGAGGCACTCGGGGCCGCGTTGACCGGGACACTCGACGTCGACGGCGAGCTGGTCGCGTTCGACGCCAGTGGATCGCTGCGGACGATGGTCGATCGGCTCAGGTCGATCGAGGAGCCCGAGCCGTTCGTCGAACCACTCGGTCTGCGAGCAGTGCTGCGTGACTACCAGCGTCGCGGTGTGGCGTGGATGGCGCAGCTGGCCGAGCTCGGACTCGGTGGCTGCCTCGCCGACGACATGGGCCTCGGCAAGACGATCCAGGTGATCGCGCTGCACCTCCACCTGGCCGGGCGCGGCCGTGGACCGACCCTCGTCGTCTGCCCGTCCACCTTGCTGGGGACGTGGGAGCGCGAGCTGGCGAAGTTCGCGCCCGACGTCCCGGTCCGCCGGTACCACGGCACCGGGCGGACGCTGACGGACTTGGCCCCCGACGAGGTGGTGCTCACGACGTACGGCGTGGTGCGGCAGGACCACCGCGTTCTCGGTGAGGTGTTCTGGGGTCTCGCGGTCGCGGACGAGGCGCAGCACGCGAAGAACCCGTTGTCCCGGACCGCCCGCGCGCTCAGGACGTTGCCCGCGGCCACCAGATTGGCGTTGACCGGGACGCCGGTGGAGAACAGGTTGTCCGAGCTGTGGTCGATCCTGGACTGGGCCGCGCCCGGGTTGCTCGGCACGCTGGACCGGTTCCGCCACGACGTCGCCGTACCGGTCGAGCGGTACCGCGACGAGGAGGCGACCGCGCGGCTGGCCCGGGTGACCCGGCCGTTCCTGCTGCGCCGCCGTAAGAGCGACCCGGGGATCGCGCCCGAGTTGCCGCGCAAGTCCGAGCACGACGTCGTCGTCCCGCTGACCACCGAGCAGGCGACCCTGTACCAGGCGGTGACGCGGGAGAGCCTGGCGAAGATCGAGGAGGCCGAGGGGATCGCGCGACGCGGGCTCGTGCTGAGTCTGCTCACCCAGCTCAAGCAGGTCTGCAACCACCCGGCCCAGTTCCTGCACGAGCCGGGACCGCTCCCCCGGCGTTCGGGCAAGCTGGCCGCGCTGGACGAACTGCTGGACGTGATCCTGGCCGAGGGCGAGTCGGTGCTGATCTTCAGCCAGTACGTGGAGATGTGCCGGTTGATCGAGGCGCACCTGGCGGCTCGGCAGGTGCGGTCGCTGTTCCTGCACGGCGGGATCGGGGTGCGGAAGCGGCAGCAGTTGGTCGAGCAGTTCCAGGCGGGCGAAGCGCAGGTGTTCCTGCTGTCGCTGAAGGCCGGCGGGGTCGGGCTGACGCTGACGAAGGCGACCCACGTCGTGCACTACGACCGCTGGTGGAACCCGGCCGTCGAGGACCAGGCCACCGACCGGGCGTACCGGATCGGTCAGGACAAGCCGGTCCAGGTGCACCGGCTGGTCACCGAGAACACGCTCGAGGACCGGATCTCGACGGTGATCGCGAACAAGCGCGACCTCGCGGACGCGGTGGTCGGGTCGGGCGAGGCGTGGCTGAGCGAGCTGTCCGACACGGAGCTGACCGAGCTGGTGGAGCTGTCGACCACGCCACCGAAGTCGGGCGCGGCCAGCGCGTACAACCCTTCAACTGTTGGGAAATCGGCCAGTGAGGGGGCGTCGTGA
- a CDS encoding SWIM zinc finger family protein: protein MSPEEERTPWRGWRTAGENAGLPAAKGAGSRRPFGLTWWGKAWLDALEHRARLDPNRLGRGRSYARRGSVLDLTVDPGAVHATVQGSRVTPYEVTVKIRAFTDAEWDAVLDVVSAQIGRVAALLDGELPPEVVDDVQAAGLELLPEAGDLRTSCNCPDFAVPCKHSAAVCYLVADALDEDPFALLLLRGRRRDELLSALRARRAANQERPAVKARPVGVPARAAFLRTERPAVPRPPLPMSQPGVPAAVLALEPPRSSRIEARDLIALATDTANRAWEFAAGDGSGGLELTVDQDLARRAAGVLGTAGLADLAHRAGMSARVLTGWAVAWREGGAGGLAVLVDSVVVEPGALAEGEAVLGAGASVSGNQVTKDRRQLRLGADGLWYLFTEQFGDWMLAAPPGPDPADLLGP, encoded by the coding sequence GTGAGTCCCGAGGAGGAGCGGACGCCTTGGCGGGGATGGCGGACCGCGGGTGAGAACGCGGGGCTGCCGGCAGCCAAGGGCGCGGGGAGTCGGCGGCCGTTCGGGCTCACGTGGTGGGGCAAGGCGTGGCTGGACGCGTTGGAGCACCGGGCCCGCCTCGACCCGAACCGCCTCGGCCGCGGCCGCTCGTACGCCCGACGCGGGAGCGTGCTGGACCTGACCGTCGACCCGGGCGCGGTCCACGCGACGGTCCAGGGCAGCCGTGTCACGCCGTACGAGGTCACCGTGAAGATCCGCGCGTTCACGGACGCCGAGTGGGACGCGGTCCTGGACGTGGTGTCGGCGCAGATCGGCCGGGTCGCCGCCTTGCTCGACGGCGAGTTGCCGCCCGAAGTGGTGGACGACGTCCAGGCGGCAGGGCTGGAGTTGTTGCCGGAGGCGGGTGATCTGCGGACCAGCTGCAACTGCCCGGACTTCGCCGTACCGTGCAAGCACTCGGCCGCGGTCTGCTACCTGGTCGCCGACGCGCTCGACGAGGATCCCTTTGCCCTGTTGCTGTTGCGGGGCCGCCGACGGGACGAACTCCTGTCCGCGTTGCGCGCCCGGCGAGCCGCGAACCAGGAGCGTCCCGCGGTGAAGGCGCGGCCGGTCGGCGTACCGGCTCGGGCCGCGTTCCTGCGTACGGAGCGACCCGCGGTACCGAGGCCGCCGCTGCCGATGAGCCAGCCCGGCGTGCCGGCGGCCGTGCTCGCGTTGGAGCCACCTCGCTCGTCGCGGATCGAGGCGCGGGACCTGATCGCGTTGGCGACCGACACGGCGAACCGAGCCTGGGAGTTCGCGGCCGGCGATGGTTCCGGTGGACTGGAGTTGACGGTCGACCAGGATCTCGCGCGGCGGGCGGCCGGGGTCCTGGGGACGGCCGGGTTGGCGGATCTGGCTCACCGCGCGGGGATGTCGGCGCGCGTCCTGACCGGGTGGGCGGTGGCTTGGCGCGAAGGCGGTGCGGGTGGGTTGGCCGTACTCGTGGACTCCGTTGTCGTCGAGCCTGGCGCGCTGGCCGAGGGCGAGGCGGTACTCGGTGCGGGGGCATCGGTCAGCGGCAACCAGGTGACGAAAGATCGCCGGCAACTCCGGCTCGGCGCGGACGGGCTGTGGTACCTGTTCACCGAGCAGTTCGGCGACTGGATGCTCGCCGCGCCGCCGGGTCCCGATCCCGCCGATCTCCTGGGGCCGTGA
- a CDS encoding SGNH/GDSL hydrolase family protein, which produces MLLEGQWGMGPGVATTVNSGSRISFGFAGTGVQVLFDTEGLTVAPHLWVRVDDGEPRLHLVEGPVLELSVEEGRHTVEIVVKDVNEFVNRWNPPFECAVVFAGLVLDDRTSLRLGAQPGGPRIEFYGDSITQGVRALSADPESAGADGTRSWAYLTARAFGASAHQVGFGRQGVIKPGNGEVPPGPESFGWNFAGSRAERIADPDVVVLNLGVNDDTLSVAQYADYVRQVRAAYPSSKIVAVSPFSGKYAEEIEAAVKVVDDPAIAYVPTTDWIGPDDCTDGLHPSVDGHAKIADRLIPALERLTGLTRR; this is translated from the coding sequence GTGCTTCTGGAGGGGCAGTGGGGGATGGGGCCGGGGGTTGCGACGACGGTGAACTCCGGGTCGCGGATCTCCTTCGGGTTCGCCGGGACCGGGGTGCAGGTGCTGTTCGACACCGAGGGACTGACCGTTGCGCCGCACCTTTGGGTGCGCGTCGATGACGGGGAGCCGCGGTTGCACCTGGTCGAGGGGCCTGTCCTGGAGCTATCCGTCGAGGAGGGGCGGCACACGGTCGAGATCGTCGTGAAGGACGTGAACGAGTTCGTGAACCGGTGGAATCCGCCGTTCGAGTGCGCGGTCGTGTTCGCCGGGCTGGTGCTCGACGACCGGACCAGCTTGCGGCTCGGGGCGCAGCCGGGTGGGCCGCGGATCGAGTTCTACGGGGACTCCATCACCCAGGGCGTCCGGGCGCTGAGTGCGGACCCGGAATCGGCCGGTGCCGACGGGACCCGGAGTTGGGCGTACCTGACGGCTCGCGCGTTCGGGGCGTCGGCGCACCAGGTCGGGTTCGGGCGGCAGGGCGTGATCAAGCCCGGGAACGGCGAGGTCCCGCCGGGGCCGGAGTCGTTCGGGTGGAACTTCGCCGGGTCCCGGGCCGAGCGGATCGCCGATCCCGACGTGGTGGTCCTCAACCTCGGGGTGAACGACGACACCCTCAGCGTCGCCCAGTACGCCGACTACGTGCGGCAGGTGCGGGCGGCGTACCCGAGCAGCAAGATCGTTGCCGTCAGCCCGTTCAGCGGCAAGTACGCCGAGGAGATCGAGGCGGCCGTCAAGGTGGTCGACGATCCCGCGATCGCCTACGTCCCGACCACGGACTGGATCGGACCGGACGACTGCACGGACGGGCTGCATCCCTCGGTCGACGGGCACGCCAAGATCGCCGACCGCCTGATCCCCGCCCTCGAACGCCTCACCGGCCTGACCCGGCGCTGA
- a CDS encoding chromosome segregation ATPase has protein sequence MSNTTGAGRDGTGDGPFDILGSKVLLGVQVVDLSRLSTHPIPMVGQGLVTVAGQGPTDSNGAGKSSWIAALSLLHADDQWRLTSGAPGAAELLFTAEAAGQEGTWSNVDRGYIVGVFSDPDLTELAEIEAAAITVWIRINRKASYIDLRWKNGLHVPYGATEAERAAGADALWAALPHSNGRTDFHANKLAQVLYGGAVRCVSFLSTSVRSSPTANLLAEPLNELGPARIFNAIATLTGLDHELEQEQAHRSTEHTQREATKQATADLQRWEQEMATVEAGILQRGAAREALSAARDSWQARCARHLVDGDARNSEIVHELTELDQRIAEQEARREAVDSEVEAFGSEETLLRDVQLTRQERDKLDARDRELDLAQRSVREQLERLGQEHRRLLDAGRSADGRDIEAAVAEQDEARAALEEHIGRDHAARMAVDQAAAELREAESGQTVSAPQQQVLENAGIACGALTDITELATGDRTDWEPRLAPYREAVVVDADDAALAATALADAGYAGFLLVLANRPDSAAHGETGRGAAGTGRTPASADKRFDLGTFFAALAGRAAKEVIDDEAGVVAVGQFEEAITGRTARIEAARRRLESAEDARTEAASALDQARARVDQAERRTVAARALGDAEKVQEQILALREAIDRHETDRDGLAPQLQAAKESAEAAAGQQLVRDERLKNLEATRRDHDRILDDLANRRLVMLEEQTSLDLVTRTTAWAGTAEEASEYLRALPEDTQRRTTADWNHQACTQLDDVIRRCFPNARSREEIPTELWEILNGPDGWTNGTLGTRVGLVTALQRTLATHLAQHETFDSLQQQQIASQRAERNAALERAREGLAEAESTARAHRVSLADGIKARLRLVSNEFDRLDQQYGGYGAKLEFPEPDPPAEPDKPWRWTVTPKWRRSEGGPFSAFNVKGNTAQMDEKAVKLVCAAALAGGSDRPLLLILDELGRNLGSQHRREAVALFEQIGRDRNITVIGALQDDMERYALASSRLYVKLRRSSDTMPYNEAPVVKGNEENASRVDLLKTWLDSYRGPNPTLTLEPQTLDTPT, from the coding sequence ATGAGCAACACGACGGGGGCCGGCCGGGACGGAACGGGTGACGGCCCGTTCGACATCCTCGGCTCGAAGGTGCTGCTCGGGGTCCAGGTGGTCGACCTGTCCCGGTTGTCGACGCACCCGATCCCGATGGTCGGCCAGGGCCTCGTCACGGTCGCCGGCCAGGGTCCGACCGACTCCAACGGCGCCGGCAAGTCCTCGTGGATCGCGGCGCTCTCGTTGTTGCACGCCGACGACCAGTGGCGGCTGACCAGCGGTGCGCCGGGAGCGGCCGAGCTGCTGTTCACCGCCGAGGCGGCCGGCCAGGAGGGTACGTGGTCGAATGTCGACCGCGGGTACATCGTCGGCGTCTTCTCCGATCCCGACCTGACCGAGCTGGCCGAGATCGAGGCCGCCGCGATCACGGTGTGGATCCGGATCAACCGCAAGGCGTCGTACATCGACCTCCGCTGGAAGAACGGCCTCCATGTCCCGTACGGAGCGACCGAGGCCGAGCGAGCCGCGGGCGCCGACGCGCTGTGGGCCGCGCTCCCGCATTCGAACGGCCGCACCGACTTCCACGCGAACAAGCTGGCCCAGGTCCTGTACGGCGGGGCCGTTCGCTGCGTGTCGTTCCTGTCGACCTCGGTCCGCTCCAGCCCCACGGCGAACCTGCTCGCCGAGCCGCTGAACGAGCTCGGCCCGGCCCGCATCTTCAACGCGATCGCGACCCTGACCGGGCTCGACCACGAGCTGGAGCAGGAGCAGGCACACCGCTCGACCGAGCACACCCAACGCGAGGCGACGAAGCAGGCGACGGCCGACCTGCAGCGCTGGGAGCAGGAGATGGCCACCGTCGAGGCGGGCATCCTGCAACGCGGCGCGGCTCGCGAGGCGCTGTCGGCCGCCCGGGACTCGTGGCAGGCCCGTTGCGCCCGGCACCTGGTGGACGGCGACGCCCGCAACAGCGAGATCGTCCACGAACTGACCGAGCTGGACCAGCGCATCGCCGAGCAGGAGGCTCGTCGTGAGGCCGTGGACAGCGAGGTCGAGGCGTTCGGCAGCGAGGAGACCCTGCTCCGCGACGTCCAGCTGACCCGGCAGGAGCGCGACAAGCTCGACGCGCGGGACCGCGAGCTGGATCTGGCCCAGCGTTCGGTCCGCGAGCAGCTCGAACGGCTCGGCCAGGAGCACCGCCGCCTGCTCGACGCGGGCCGCTCCGCCGACGGCCGGGACATCGAGGCCGCCGTCGCCGAGCAGGACGAGGCCCGCGCGGCACTCGAGGAGCACATCGGCCGCGACCACGCCGCCCGGATGGCCGTGGACCAGGCCGCCGCCGAGCTCCGCGAAGCCGAGAGCGGCCAGACCGTGTCGGCACCACAGCAGCAGGTCCTGGAGAACGCCGGCATCGCGTGCGGAGCGCTCACCGACATCACCGAGCTGGCGACGGGCGACCGTACCGACTGGGAGCCGCGGCTGGCGCCGTACCGCGAGGCCGTGGTCGTCGACGCGGACGACGCCGCCCTGGCTGCGACCGCGCTGGCCGACGCGGGGTACGCGGGCTTCCTGCTCGTCCTCGCGAACCGTCCCGACTCGGCCGCTCATGGCGAAACCGGCCGCGGCGCTGCTGGGACCGGCCGGACGCCGGCGTCGGCGGACAAGCGCTTCGACCTCGGTACGTTCTTCGCCGCGCTCGCCGGCCGCGCCGCCAAGGAGGTCATCGACGACGAGGCCGGGGTCGTCGCCGTCGGCCAGTTCGAGGAGGCCATCACCGGCCGGACCGCGCGGATCGAGGCCGCTCGCCGCCGGCTGGAGTCCGCCGAGGACGCCCGGACCGAAGCCGCCTCGGCTCTCGACCAGGCTCGCGCCCGCGTCGACCAGGCCGAGCGCCGTACCGTGGCCGCTCGCGCGCTCGGCGACGCGGAGAAGGTGCAGGAGCAGATCCTCGCCCTGCGGGAGGCGATCGACCGGCACGAGACCGACCGCGACGGCCTGGCTCCGCAGCTCCAGGCGGCGAAGGAGTCCGCCGAAGCGGCCGCCGGCCAGCAACTCGTCCGCGACGAACGCCTGAAGAACCTCGAAGCCACCCGCCGCGACCACGACCGCATCCTCGACGACCTCGCCAACCGCCGCCTGGTGATGCTCGAGGAGCAGACCAGCCTCGATCTCGTCACCCGCACGACGGCGTGGGCAGGGACCGCCGAGGAGGCATCCGAGTACCTCCGCGCGCTCCCCGAGGACACCCAGCGCCGGACGACGGCCGACTGGAACCACCAGGCCTGCACCCAGCTCGACGACGTGATCCGCCGCTGCTTCCCGAACGCACGGTCCCGCGAGGAGATCCCCACCGAGCTCTGGGAGATCCTCAACGGCCCGGACGGCTGGACCAACGGCACCCTCGGGACCAGGGTCGGCCTCGTCACCGCGTTGCAGCGGACGCTGGCGACCCACCTGGCCCAGCACGAGACGTTCGACAGCCTCCAGCAACAGCAGATCGCCAGCCAGCGCGCCGAGCGCAACGCCGCCCTCGAACGGGCCCGTGAAGGTCTCGCCGAGGCGGAGAGCACCGCCCGCGCCCACCGCGTCTCCCTGGCCGACGGCATCAAGGCCCGGCTGCGGCTGGTCTCCAACGAATTCGACCGCCTCGACCAGCAGTACGGCGGGTACGGTGCCAAGCTCGAGTTCCCCGAGCCCGACCCGCCCGCCGAGCCGGACAAGCCCTGGCGCTGGACCGTCACGCCGAAGTGGCGTCGCTCCGAGGGCGGCCCGTTCTCCGCCTTCAACGTCAAGGGCAACACCGCCCAGATGGACGAGAAGGCCGTCAAGCTCGTCTGCGCCGCGGCCCTGGCCGGCGGCAGCGACCGGCCCCTTCTGCTCATCCTCGACGAGCTGGGCCGCAACCTCGGCTCCCAGCACCGTCGCGAAGCAGTCGCCCTCTTCGAACAGATCGGCCGCGACCGCAACATCACGGTCATCGGCGCCCTCCAGGACGACATGGAGCGGTATGCCCTGGCCAGCTCCCGCCTCTACGTCAAACTCCGCCGCAGCTCCGACACGATGCCGTACAACGAGGCCCCGGTGGTCAAGGGCAACGAAGAGAACGCCTCCCGGGTAGACCTCCTCAAAACCTGGCTCGACTCCTACCGAGGCCCCAACCCCACCCTCACCCTCGAACCCCAGACCCTCGACACCCCCACCTGA